The genomic window CAAATACCTCATCTGGAGATGCGTATGACAGCACCGAAAACAATAATACCAGGAGTGGATTTGGCCAAGACAACATCTCATCTGAGGATACATATGGTAGCATTGGAAGAGACAATACAACATCTGATGATACATacagcagaagcagaaaggATGACACAAGCAGCAGCTACAACAATGATGTCACACCCTCGGGTGGTGCATTTGGCTCTACCATTGGTGCTGGAAGCGATTCATATGATAATGACAAGGTTGGTGGATATGAAGGAGTCAAGGCTGGCTCTTCTGGATATGGTGATAATGTTACTGGTGATAGTGACGTCTCAGACGGATATGGTAGAGATAAGAATGATTCTCGGAGCTTGGGCGGAAGTGGTGATAATGCTTTATCTGGAGGTTATGGTGGTGATGACAATCAAACCTCCAGTGGTTATGGAGCCACCAAGTCTGGTTATGGAGCGGAAGATTATGATGGCAACGATCAGACAAACTCTGGTGGATATGGTGATAACGGCCAGGGTAAGTCTGGATTGAAGAAAGGCTTGGAAATTGCCAAAGAATTGTTCCATAAGAACTGAAGTAATGGTGATGATTTGGGGATGCGACGATCGATGAGTatgaaattttcttttcagctTTCGCGGGGGGTATGCTGGGAATTTGTTtacactcacacacacaGTTTTTCTGGGAAGCGATGATATTAACTCTGCTCGATTATCTGGGACACTGGTACATGAAGGCATGAAGATGTTTGGGATGCGAAGACTTTTatgatttattcaaattatctaGGGATTTTAAAGTGGATACTGGGATGCGGAGATGTTCGCAGTGCGATGAATTTCAGACAATGATATTTCCTAAGGGCTGTAGTTTCCCAATGAATTTCACTTTGGCCAAATGCTTTCAACTTTGGTTTTGGCTTTGATTGATCATCCGATTGAAACCAAACTCTCTTGCTTTTCTAACTTCTGGTCTTCGGATCAAAATTTGGGGAAAACCACTTTGTTACCCCTTCTTGGGAACGCTGTTTAGTTGCCTCCTAAGTTAAACTATCAGAACTAATTGAGTCAATGGAAGAAGGAGTTTTACATGTACCTCCACTTTTAAAAGGGAGGGAACAGCAGAATGGCAGGTGTAGGTATCTTCGGCCAAAGCATACAATGTGGGAAGCTTGAGAAGGACTCGAGCTTATTACTCAATCCTCATTCCACAAAACTACTCTTCCTcgataaataatttattaacaTCCCAATGTTCTAGCGAGAACTTGAATACTAAAGTAAGGCAGAAAAACAGCTTAGAAACTCAGTCAGGAAATAAAGGATGAGGTAGAGGAACCtgtgtatttgatattcCGGATTTTGATGTAGATACTCTTGGTGAGGATCTTGTGAGATGGAGTGACAGGTATATGCACAGGCAAGACAGTGTTTGGTAGAGAAAAGAACAGTATTTAATATAGTTACcgtcaaaataaaaatgaaaaccTGGGGTTGAAAATCACAAAAACGACAACTCAATGCTGGTtagatataaaaaagatgGCGTGCGTATGAATACAACGTCACTGACATGCCGTATTATATCAACTGCGCTCTACAGCCTGGTACTAACTATACCATCCACCTTGTgagttcttcttcattctttggCATTATAACATgaagggagaaagagaagatggtCATTAGTAGAAAGATTCTTCATGTAATGTATTATAGCATTGTAGGCAGGCAGACCACAGCCGAGTTCTTGAGCCAACTTAGACCCAAGACTTGGGGATATTCATCTGCTTGATTAGGGGCTTAAGAATGTAGACCTAGGAATAGAATAGAACTAGCTAGTCGACTCCGTGATACGAAGTTGAAATGAAGGGGCGAACACGTATATGTAACTCTTTTCCTCGTAGAACAACTGATCTTCTTCTAGATACAATCTTGATACGAAGGAGCGGACATGGACTTGGGACATGGTCGATTAGACCATTAACACCATGCACTCCATTTTCGAGAACGGTAACGAAAACATAAGGAGGTTGAAGGTCTATTATTGacaaaataaagtttttgtGGTTTTCTGTGATAGGTTGAATGGTAAGGTATGTCGTAACGTTCAAGGAGGTTTTAATAATCTCGGAGGCGGCTAACAGTTTACACCGCCTTTATTCGAAATGGCAGAATACATTCAATAAACATATCAACGAATCCAACCTTTTCTCCCCACGACAATAAACAATTCTTGAAGCTTCATATAATACAACGCGTCAATTACTACTGCTGATAAAATCCAGCCCAAGCTTACTTCATTGAACCTTATTTCGCATTACAAAATCTCTGCATTGCAATCTCCAAAAGGGTCTGTCGACGCGACGCGTGTTGCTACAATGGCTGTTCATGATGTTGCCCCGGGCTACATTACTTTCGAAAGTAGAGTGGCATCTTACCGTCATGCACAACCCATTACTGGTCGTAGGACGTCGACTACTGGATCGAAAGCTCCAAAAAGTCTCAAATGGCCACACAAATCCCTGCTACCAGAAGAAGTATGAAGTATCCTACCTCTGTTTACTTAGCGCACGCTGACTTTGCGCAAAGCTTGCAAAAGcaggtttctttttctatccTTCGCAAACCAATCCTGACAATTGCGCTTGCTTTCTCTGCCATAGATCTATTGATGCCTGGGAGGAAGGTGATGATCCATTGAAGGAACATTTAAAGCATTCACCAAACTGTGGATGGGCGATTGTTGCCTCGATTGAGGcacaagatgaagaattgagcaGGGAATTTCCTGCTAGCTTAAGAATGGTCGAGGCTAGAACTGCGACATTTGCAGGAAAATGGCCTCACGAAGCAAAGAGGGGTTGGAAATGCAAGACTAAGCAGGTATGAGCTGTCTGTTACCCATGCAACCATTTATACTGACAAGGTAACAGTTAGTCAATGCTGGGTGGAAATATACTCCAACCGCAGAGTCGAATGATATGGCTACTTGTACTTATTGTTCATTGgcattggatggatgggagcCATCCGACAAACCATTGTATGTTTTGAACTCTCTCTATTGACTACCGAAGCTAACTTTTCTCTCAGGGATGAACATTTTAATCGATCACCCGAATGTCCTTTCTTCATACTTATCGACGAGCATAACTCGGAACTTGCTCTGAAGAAATCTACTGCCAAAAGGGGCAGGGCATCGAAAGCATCGCGATTATCTACACAATCTGCTGTTACTATTGCTAGTGATGCAGATGTTGAAGAGGGGGATAGTATCATGTCTACAGCTACAACAAAGGGCAAAGCATCTGGGCCAAAAGGTCGAAAGGCCTCGGCCAAAAAGGCCGCCCCAGCTCAATCATCTATACAGTCCGCTAGTGATGTTCCTAGTGATGAAGTTGTCGAAGACGGAGACAGTATTATGTCtacagcaacaacaaaagGCAAATCATCTGGACCCAAAGGTCGAAAGGTTTTGGCTAAAAAGGCCGCCCCAGCGCCATCATCTACACAGTCCGCTATTGACGTTGCTAGCGATGTAGCTGCCGAAGAGGAAGACAGTATCATGTCTACAGCAACAACGAAAGTGAAGACGTCTGCACTCAAAGGTCGCAAGGCTACGGCTAAGAAAGTCGAACCAATTGAGGCTCCTAAAGTCCCAGCAGCATCTTCTACTCGtgggagaaagaggaagagtgaCGACGAGATGTCTCAACCTGACCTTCCGAATCCCCAACCTAAGAAACGTACTACAAGGGCTAGTACGGCGCAAGTTGTTATTCCTCAAGCATCCGCTGCACCACTACGAGCACCAACCTTTATAGACTTGCAGAACCAAGCAGAAGCTGCGGACTTGCTTTGGATAGAAGGATCTCCACCAGAATCTCCACCGGGATCTCCACCAGCATCTCTACCAGCATCTCTACCAGGATCCCCACCCCCCTTGTCACCACCCCAATCTCCACTCGCGGACAACCAATTTTCAGACACAGAACATCAATCTTCAGATGCAGAAAACCAGTTCCCTGAAAGACCTAATACTCCTCCAAATCAAGGTTCTATAGCACCCAAAACTACTAAGCAATGGGAGCCCGTAGATGCTGAGATGTTTTTCGGCGAAGAAGAACATGAACATTTCTTGCAAGCATTGTCGAATCTTAAGACAGGGAATCTAACCAAAGCGGAAAGTCAAATGTCGGTGGAGCAATGGATTTACCATACGGCAACGGTTGCTCAAGGAAAACTTCTTGACGAATGCGAGCGAATGGTAGCAGCATTTGAGGCCGAGGGCATGAAGGCGCTGTCTTGTCTGGAAGCAATGGAAATTGTTTGAACTTGATTTCAACAGTGTATGAGCTTGGAATATGTTCAGATCGGACTTGGATAAGTCCCTTTGGGAAAATGGGGGCATTGGCGTTTGAGCGGGCTTGTTTTTACTCTTTCATAAACTAAATATTATACCCCGTATCAAGACTATCAGATGACTAAATTCCAACTACGTATTGAATTTGGGTCTATCCCTAACGGGTTTTGTGACGCAAACCTTCCATTGAAAGAACATTTTATTTACAGATTATTGGAACTTGGGTTTGATGAATTCAATCGCTTTAACGATATGTACATTTTTGGGGTATATTACTATTTTAATTAACTCTATTtacttttttgaaatctcgtTGCTCATCTCAGTTTTTATACGAGTTATTGTGCCGGCACCTCCATAGACCCTGTTGGATAGATTAGTATACATTGTAAAATATTTGCGCCCTTGTTTTGTTTGACATGGGAATGCTGGTTAGAGTGGGGTGAGAGACTTACATTGCTGTGTAAACTTGGGCGACATTTGCACCTGCATTCAAGACTTCTAGTGCTTGTTTTCCATTCGTGATGCCACCAGTAGCGAAGATTACCTTTTGATCATTTGCTTTATTGCCCGTGAGAGATTTTGCCTTTTCGGCGATCGTGGAGACAAGACCATTGTCGTTTGATTCAGGAGTGGTTTCTTGTTGTGGTGGTCCTCGATCGAGTAGAGTTCTGTATCTCTTAACCAGAGATAATGTTCTCTCGAACATTGGTGGCCCAGAAAATCCTCCTTGTTCTTCGAGAATCCTGCTTTCTCTGGCAGAAATCTTGATGTCGTCTGGGATGAGCTTGTCTCTTCGGTTTGTGGTATTACCCACAATGATACCGTCTACGCCACTTCTCCAGACAGCTTCAACGATGCCCTCGATTTGCTCGTCTTGATCCTCATCGGGTGATACCTTGACCATAACCCTAGGCTTAGTTTTCCGGTCTATGGATTTGGCAGCCCCGACCACTCCTTCTAAAATTCGAGATAATGGCTCAACCTTTTGTAATGTCCTCAAGCCAGGGGTGTTTGGGCTACTAACATTGACTACCAAGATATCGGCATATGGAGCCAATCTCTCGACGCAGTGAACGTAGTCTCTTTTGACGGCCTCAATGTCATCACCGTTGGTATTTTTATTCTTGGCAACTTGCACCGCCAATAATTTCCCGTCCAACAAACTTCCTGGGGGAACACCAGCTTCTCCATTCAAGACCATCTTCTCAGCATCTTCTCCTACACCCAATCCATTCTGATATGCGTATAAACGAACCCGTTCCCTCAATCTCATAGCCATATCATCTGCACCCTTTGAATTAAGTCCATATCGATTGATCAGAGCATTCTGACTCGGTATACGGAAAACTCTAGGTTTTGGGTTTCCATCTTGTGCAAGTGGTGTGCACCCGCCAACCTCGACAATCGCAGGACCCAAGGCAAACAAAGCATCTGGAACCTCTGCCAATTTGTCAAGCCCCGCAGATGTGCCAATtggattttgtaatttctGGCCCCATACTTCTACGCTTAAATCTGCTTTATCTGTATTGCCTTGTCTGAAGCTTCGATCGCGAGGATGGAGACCGAATGAGTAGAGCGTTTTGAGAGCTTTAGTTCCTACATGATGGGCATCTTCGGCATCGGGATATATGGCACGTAATGCGGGAACCACAAGCCATTGGTGAACGCTAGCTCGGGAATCAGTAATATATAAGTAGCCAAAGCCGAGAGCGAGAGCTATCGAGGTTCCAACGAGGAGATTCTTCGATCGGGTCAGAACCGGGGATGTTTCGGTAGAGGTTGATACGAAGCGTTTGGTAGAGATGcgggatggagaagaggagagaattgGTCGCGATGTACGCAGAGTGCGCAAGAGAGGGTTCGACATATCGAATGTCTGTCCGGGTTCGAAGGAAATAGAGGGACGGATTGCTTGCTAACGGGGATGTTTAAAAATGTTGTTCTATGCGTAATAATTAATCTGTCTCCGGGTGAGCTGTTATTCCGTTCCGCTCGAAGCTATCCACTCCAGTTCAACCCCACGATCTTTCGTATTTACCCGAGCATATCAACACATACAGCGGTCATGCTGTTATGAATTTAGCTGAAGCCCTTTCTGTACAGATATCAAATGAGCAAGTACTAGTAGACTCGCATTGCCTTTCTAACAACTGATTGATTGCTGGATACTGACTTCTACGAATCACCTGCCAGTGATATTGGATATCAATTCCAAACCTCATCAATCCGCACTTACTCATTCTATACTCACTCGTTCTATCTTCGATGATAAAACTCATGATCCATCTTACGTGATCTTCTTGCTTGTTCTCTTGGGCGACAAGAACTCTAAACGAGATGGAGAGAGCATGATTCGGTTCGGGGCTCCATCTTGCTACTGTTTCGATTGAAGCTTCCTGCCCTTTCTCTTATTAAACGctgattttctttcatcgAACTTGCTAGACGATTGGAGAAAAAGGGAAGCAATGTATCTTAGAAGCTTAAGAGCCTACTATTCTGGCTGTTATCTCTTACATGAGTGATACAGCGATaagatgagaggagaagtCTCTTCGAATTCTTGCTTACTACtgcctttcctttcttcaccaccacctcTTCTTTAAAACTTCAACTGAGCTCTAACTTGTATGCTCTCTTCTTTACAATTAGACTCCCATATTCTAGCATATTTTGACCCACTCGAGCCctacttctttctctttcaagaTACGTTTCTACCTTTCATAATCCATGGCTTACACAGACTATTCAATTCTGagtttttgtttctctttcATCCATTTAGTTAAATCAAATTAGTTCAATATGGCGAATAgaaattccatttcatctcgTTTCTATGCACTATGTGACTCTAGAGTCAAGTTGCTGTTGGCCTAGCATGTATGCCCAATACTGTCCTTCACACTGCTCATCTGGCTGTCTAAAACAAATCGAGACTCAACTAACAAATGTCGATATTCACTAATACAGCAACCCTAATAAGTTCGTTAAAGTACCACACCCATATTCACTCATGCCTGTATTGTGAACAATTTTTAAAGAGAGGCTTTGCTCTGAGAATATTATTCTCGTTGTATATTAACACACAATTATTCTAGAGTTTTATTTTGTGTACAAGAgaaacttttctttccatcatcttctaTATCAAAGCATCCCAGGCATCAACTCAGGTCTTATTATCTCTGTGGCATCACAATGGACATCCTTCCCGAGGCAGAAGTAAAGGAAGATCAAATCAGAGAGATGGACAAAGATCTAACTACTACGGCCGATATGAACCCAGATGTAAAAGTTTGGTTGTCAAAGATACACGCACTTACAGAGGCTCGAAACGAAAATCACAAAAAGCTTAcagaaatcaatcttttaagGGAGGAATGTCATGCTAAATGTCGCATTTTGATTGTAAGTATCATTATTTGGCCGACTTCGAGAATTTCAATGCTAAATTCATGTCTCTTATAGGAAGATAATAGGgccaatttccaaaataaCTTCCCAAATGCTTCAGGAGCTTTGGTAGCAGAATTTAACAAAGCGAATCTTGAAAATCCCATCCTTGACGACTTTAACCTTGCGcgcaagaaacaaaagaatgtTTACAATGCCTCCCGTACTGAGCTAGCAGAGATGTACAAGAACTTCAACAACGTTTGTCCATCACTTTTACAATCCCACTCCCAACAACAACTGACATTGAGTAGCTCTTCCCGGACTGCATTCCtccagatattgaaaatcgtAGCATCATTAGTTTCGCTGCCACTGATGTCGGGAACGTATTAGCATTCTTCCGAACTTGTTCGCCTAAGGATGTTGCCAGGGAAATATTTACACACAAGGCATTACCAGGCTTCAAAATTTGTAGCTGCGAGAAGAGCTTTAATAGAGACAACCTTCCGCCATCATATAGAGTGTACTTCGAGCTTGCAAGACAGTTCCCCGACGTCCCAGGTCGCCTCATATCATATGATACCCTGGCAGTCACCGAGAAAATGCGAAACCCACAACacagaaaagaaacagaCATTTTCACTACTACCTTGGAGACTGTTTGGGTTTATGATTCAGTCATCAACATGTATGAACCGCATCTTCGTCAGCAGGTTTTTCATAAGTTTTCAATGGACCAGGTCAATGGCTTAagaaggagaatgaagatCTATGTTGAGATTTcagttgttgatattgaatgatCGGGTAATTACATCTAATTCGATTGAAAGGAGGCTCAGGGAGGatgtatttttattttgctttcCAACAATTCAGTACAATACAGATAAAGGTGTCTTCCATAGTCGCACAAATACACCAGAAGCAAAATTCCTAACAGTCTTTCGTTTCAGGATCTCCATCGCATATGAAGATGTTATTTGGGACAAATCTTGCCTTACTAATGGTTGTCTGTTTTGTACAAATGTTTTCAGGGTTTACCTTATTTCGGGGGGAAAGCAGGGCCCGCAGAAGATATCATGTTTGTAATTTCTTACATCAGTTTTCTAgcaatattaaaatatcaaaacaaaatgcGCCTGTTTTATAAATTGTGATACGGTGACCGATGGTAGTGAATGGGCTTTGGGATGGGTATTCCACGCATTCTAATCTATTTTGTGAAATGATCATTAATAACATGACGCAGTCATGGAATTGGGTTATTTGAATCCGGGGCGATTAGTTTCGTGTTTTCTAAAAATGGGATCATCTGCAATGGTATCTAGAATGGCTTTTACACCAGGCATCTACGGAATAGAGTGCAGATTGTGTATCATTGTAATCAGAAACGTCTTTtgattttcctctttctatACCTATGTTGAATTTAACTACCCCGTTCCAGATCATACGACTTAAATGAATAGATTGTGCGAATCGCATCCGGATAACAAAACCTGTTATTTCTTACCCGTTTCGAAACTCTCATCGCTCTATCCAAACCACTTCTCCATCCGCTTTCCCATTGCTTCCAACATGACTTCGTCTACAATACGCTCGGGATGGGGTTTATGGAAGACTATCTTACCCTGTCCGAACCAAGGCGAGCTGGCATCAGGCTCGAATTGAACGGCTGATCCGCCTGCGCTTTAGATCGCTAAAAATCCAGCATCGGGCATGGTGTTAACGAGGAGGGAGTCCCAGGGTACTGTATTGGTGCGCTCCTCAAAATTTGGAGTCGGGAACATGCTTTGGAAAATGACGTATGAACTCTTTCTAACTAGTACTTTAGGCGATGGTGAAGCTGCAGAAGATACAGGAGTTGCGGATAGACCACTCACAGCCTCTACAGAGTTCTTTTGATCGTCTGTCTTGGGAAGCTTCCTGGTCTTGACTTTAGATCGAGTTGGAACGCTAAGTTTTTCTGATTGTTCAGCGACACATTGCTTTTGGTTGAtcgaattttcaaattttgcaaCCTTTTTCGCATATCTGGCTGCTATCTCTGCGAGTATTTCAGCATTTCGTTTCTCGATTGATGCGACGTGTTCTGGATCACTACCCACAGATAGAATTGCGAGATcataatttatatcttcttggTCAAACCCTAGACTACTGAGAATGTATTCATGACGAGCTCGGACTTGCACCCATATTTGACTAAGTGCCTTTTTCTGTTGCTCATCAGTATCGAGCCATTGCTGGCTGAGACGTGTTCCAGTTGGTTTTGGTATCTCCATAAACTTCTTGGCGGGATCTGCTAATAATTTTTCAGCCCTGATTCTCTGGTTCTGGCTTTCCCCCAAGGGAATATTTCCCTCGAAGAGCCCGGTCACAGAATTGTAACTTCTCAGCAAGTATTGATTCTCTAAATGTATTTCGACGTAACGCCATCCACGACCATGTTCGAGTCTGGCGATATCCTCGGCTTCTCGTTTCACTGATCGAGGGCGATGGAATCGGACCATCTCAAGCATTGATACATTGCTGAAATGCTAGAAATTGCTGTATATACAGTTTCACCCAGTCTAGCGAGCTCTTTGAGGTTTTTGTTCCATGGCACTTGGCCAAATGCTCCTCGAGCATAGAAAATATCATTGCAGGCGTAAGAGGAGAAATATCCTCCAGCTAACAATCGGGGAGGctatcaaataaaaataaccTCAAGCAAAAATTCAATCTGTCATTAGAGAATTCGGGTCTGGAGCTTGTAAATTTTTGCTGGTAAGCAAAAATTGTGCCATGCTGGTCGGAAAGGGTGGTAACATTGTACTCTCGAAGATACCAAGGCAATAATGCAGCAAGATATTTTGAACGCCGGCGAATTTGATTCAACAACAATGCTTCGAGAGACCCTAACGCTACATTATAGGCTTTCAATGAAGGCTTGAGTAAATCAAGGCTCCCATTTAAATTACTTTGAAATTTCTTTAGGTTTTCCACCTCGTCTACAATCCAATGGTTCCAACCCCAGGACAAGAACATGACTATATTCTGGATAATTTGAACAGATGATGCGAGAATAAACTTATGATAATGCTCAAAGGATTTCTTTAAGTTACTGGCCATCCCGAGTTCAATATAGCGCCTAGAATATGAATTGTCGGTCTGTAGAAACCGGATATGGTCTCCTTGTAGATCTTCTCTTGTCTTAGCGATATTCACCAGggaatcaatataaaaaatggGCGGCGCCGAGAATGATCGGTTCAAAAAACAGGAAGCTGTTCCTGGGATATAATTACATCCCCTATTCAACGTCGTTGAGTCACATTTGGAGATTTCATCGAATGAGCTTATTTGGCTTTCCACAAAATGGC from Botrytis cinerea B05.10 chromosome 15, complete sequence includes these protein-coding regions:
- the Bcbir1 gene encoding Bcbir1, translated to MAVHDVAPGYITFESRVASYRHAQPITGRRTSTTGSKAPKSLKWPHKSLLPEELAKAGFFFYPSQTNPDNCACFLCHRSIDAWEEGDDPLKEHLKHSPNCGWAIVASIEAQDEELSREFPASLRMVEARTATFAGKWPHEAKRGWKCKTKQLVNAGWKYTPTAESNDMATCTYCSLALDGWEPSDKPLDEHFNRSPECPFFILIDEHNSELALKKSTAKRGRASKASRLSTQSAVTIASDADVEEGDSIMSTATTKGKASGPKGRKASAKKAAPAQSSIQSASDVPSDEVVEDGDSIMSTATTKGKSSGPKGRKVLAKKAAPAPSSTQSAIDVASDVAAEEEDSIMSTATTKVKTSALKGRKATAKKVEPIEAPKVPAASSTRGRKRKSDDEMSQPDLPNPQPKKRTTRASTAQVVIPQASAAPLRAPTFIDLQNQAEAADLLWIEGSPPESPPGSPPASLPASLPGSPPPLSPPQSPLADNQFSDTEHQSSDAENQFPERPNTPPNQGSIAPKTTKQWEPVDAEMFFGEEEHEHFLQALSNLKTGNLTKAESQMSVEQWIYHTATVAQGKLLDECERMVAAFEAEGMKALSCLEAMEIV